A DNA window from Streptomyces canus contains the following coding sequences:
- a CDS encoding sugar ABC transporter ATP-binding protein, protein MSNEDELLRIEGIRKSFPGVVALDGVDFDLRRGEVHVLLGENGAGKSTLIKMLSGAYHPDEGRVLVDGREVHIRGAQDAERLGIATIYQEFNLVPDLTVAENIFLGRQPRRFGMIDRKTMEADAEVLLKRVGVNVSPRARVRELGIARLQMVEIAKALSLNARVLIMDEPTAVLTSEEVDKLFAIVRKLREDGVGIVFITHHLEEIAALGDRVTVIRDGKSVGQVPARTPEDELVRLMVGRSIEQQYPRERGDTGAALLKVEGLTRDGVFHDIGFEVHAGEVVGIAGLVGAGRTEVVRAVFGADPYDKGAVQVSGAPLKGHDVGAAMAAGIGLIPEDRKGQGLVLDQSVEENLGLVTMRAATRAGLVDLKGQRKAAARIAEQLGVRMAGLHQHVRTLSGGNQQKVVIGKWLLADTKVLILDEPTRGIDVGAKVEIYQLINELTAAGAAVLMISSDLPEVLGMSDRVLVMAQGRIAGELAADEATQDSVMALAVSNPTTDKEAARGH, encoded by the coding sequence GTGAGCAACGAGGACGAGTTGCTGCGCATCGAGGGCATACGGAAGTCCTTCCCCGGCGTGGTCGCGCTCGACGGCGTCGACTTCGACCTGCGCCGGGGCGAGGTGCACGTACTGCTCGGCGAGAACGGCGCCGGCAAGAGCACGCTGATCAAGATGCTGTCGGGCGCCTACCACCCCGACGAGGGCCGCGTGCTGGTGGACGGCCGGGAGGTGCACATCCGCGGGGCGCAGGACGCCGAGCGGCTGGGGATCGCCACCATCTACCAGGAGTTCAACCTCGTCCCCGATCTCACGGTCGCTGAGAACATCTTCCTGGGCCGGCAGCCGCGCCGCTTCGGGATGATCGACCGGAAGACGATGGAGGCCGACGCCGAGGTGCTGCTGAAGCGCGTCGGAGTCAACGTGTCGCCACGCGCGCGTGTGCGTGAACTCGGCATCGCACGGCTCCAGATGGTCGAGATCGCCAAGGCGCTGAGCCTGAACGCGCGCGTGCTGATCATGGACGAGCCGACGGCCGTGCTCACCTCCGAGGAGGTCGACAAGCTCTTCGCGATCGTGCGCAAGCTGCGCGAGGACGGGGTCGGGATCGTCTTCATCACCCATCACCTGGAGGAGATCGCCGCCCTGGGCGACCGGGTCACCGTGATCCGTGACGGCAAGTCCGTCGGGCAGGTACCGGCCCGCACGCCCGAGGACGAGCTCGTACGCCTGATGGTGGGGCGGTCGATCGAGCAGCAGTACCCGCGCGAGCGCGGCGACACCGGAGCGGCCCTTCTGAAGGTCGAGGGGCTCACCCGCGACGGCGTCTTCCACGACATCGGCTTCGAGGTGCACGCCGGAGAGGTCGTCGGCATCGCCGGGCTGGTCGGAGCGGGCCGTACCGAGGTGGTGCGGGCCGTGTTCGGCGCGGACCCGTACGACAAGGGGGCCGTGCAGGTCTCCGGGGCGCCCCTCAAGGGACACGACGTGGGCGCCGCCATGGCGGCCGGGATCGGTCTGATCCCCGAGGACCGCAAGGGTCAGGGTCTGGTGCTCGATCAGTCGGTCGAGGAGAACCTGGGGCTGGTGACCATGCGGGCCGCCACACGCGCGGGGCTCGTCGACCTCAAGGGGCAGCGGAAGGCCGCCGCGCGGATCGCCGAGCAGCTCGGGGTGCGGATGGCGGGCCTGCACCAGCACGTCCGGACGCTCTCCGGCGGCAACCAGCAGAAGGTCGTCATCGGCAAGTGGCTGCTCGCCGACACCAAGGTGCTGATCCTCGACGAGCCCACGCGCGGGATCGACGTCGGCGCCAAGGTCGAGATCTACCAGCTCATCAACGAACTCACCGCGGCCGGTGCCGCCGTCCTCATGATCTCCAGCGATCTGCCCGAGGTGCTCGGCATGAGCGACCGGGTGCTGGTGATGGCCCAGGGCCGGATCGCCGGCGAACTCGCCGCCGACGAGGCCACGCAGGACTCCGTGATGGCACTCGCCGTCAGCAACCCCACGACCGACAAGGAGGCCGCTCGTGGCCACTGA
- a CDS encoding ABC transporter permease/substrate-binding protein, which translates to MATDTLKSTSSAESATGGLRRLLLDNGALSALIVLVIAMSALSGDFLTTDNLLNVGVQAAVTAILAFGVTFVIVSAGIDLSVGSVAALSATVLAWSATSHGVPVLIAVLLAVVTGIAAGLVNGFLIAYGKLPPFIATLAMLSVARGLSLVISEGSPIAFPDSVSHLGDTLGGWLPVPVLVMVVMGLLAAFVLGRTYIGRSMYAIGGNEEAARLSGLRVKKQKLAIYALSGVFAAVAGVVLAARLSSAQPQAADGYELDAIAAVVIGGASLAGGTGKASGTLIGALILAVLRNGLNLLNVSAFWQQVVIGVVIALAVLLDTLRRKAGATPVAGASQGGKRRQAVTYGLAAVVTVAIVGATSFLHNGSSSTANPKVGLSLSTLNNPFFVQIRSGAQAEAEKLGVDLTVTDAQNDASQQANQLQNFTSSSLGAIIVNPVDSDAASNSVKAADKAKIPVIAVDRGVNKASVDALVASDNVAGGELAAKTIGEKLGGKGKIVILQGQAGTSAARERAQGFTQGLKAYPGIQVVAQQPADFDRTKGLDVMSNLLQAHPDVQGVIAANDEMALGAIKALGSKAGTSVSVVGFDGTPDGLNAVKDGTLYASVAQQPSQLGKIAVDNALKALEGKKVEETIKVPVKVVTKENVAGFTG; encoded by the coding sequence GTGGCCACTGACACGCTCAAGAGCACATCGAGCGCTGAAAGCGCCACCGGCGGCCTGCGCCGGCTGCTCCTCGACAACGGCGCGCTGAGCGCGCTGATCGTCCTCGTCATCGCCATGTCGGCGCTGTCGGGCGACTTCCTCACCACCGACAACCTGCTCAACGTCGGCGTCCAGGCGGCCGTGACCGCCATCCTCGCCTTCGGTGTGACCTTCGTGATCGTCTCGGCGGGCATCGACCTGTCGGTGGGCTCGGTGGCTGCCCTGTCGGCCACCGTCCTGGCGTGGAGCGCGACATCACACGGGGTGCCGGTCCTCATAGCGGTCCTGCTGGCCGTCGTGACCGGCATCGCGGCCGGTCTCGTCAACGGCTTCCTGATCGCGTACGGCAAACTCCCCCCGTTCATCGCGACCCTGGCGATGCTCTCGGTGGCCCGCGGTCTGTCGCTGGTGATCTCCGAGGGCTCCCCGATCGCCTTCCCCGACTCGGTGTCGCACCTCGGTGACACGCTGGGCGGCTGGCTGCCGGTGCCCGTGCTCGTCATGGTCGTCATGGGGCTCCTCGCGGCCTTCGTGCTCGGACGGACGTACATCGGCCGCTCGATGTACGCGATCGGCGGCAACGAGGAGGCGGCCCGTCTCTCCGGCCTCCGGGTGAAGAAGCAGAAGCTCGCCATCTACGCGCTGTCCGGTGTGTTCGCCGCCGTCGCGGGGGTCGTGCTCGCCGCCCGGCTGTCCTCCGCGCAGCCGCAGGCCGCCGACGGCTACGAGCTGGACGCGATCGCCGCGGTCGTCATCGGCGGCGCCTCGCTCGCGGGCGGCACCGGCAAGGCGTCCGGGACGCTGATCGGCGCGCTGATCCTCGCGGTACTGCGCAACGGCCTCAACCTGCTGAACGTGTCCGCGTTCTGGCAGCAGGTCGTCATCGGTGTCGTCATCGCGCTGGCCGTGCTGCTCGACACCCTGCGCCGCAAGGCCGGGGCGACCCCGGTGGCCGGTGCCTCGCAGGGCGGCAAGCGGCGCCAGGCGGTGACATACGGTCTCGCGGCCGTGGTCACCGTGGCGATCGTCGGCGCGACCTCCTTCCTGCACAACGGCTCGTCCTCGACGGCGAACCCGAAGGTGGGTCTGTCGCTCTCGACCCTCAACAACCCGTTCTTCGTGCAGATCCGGTCGGGTGCCCAGGCCGAGGCGGAGAAGCTCGGCGTGGACCTGACCGTCACGGACGCCCAGAACGACGCCTCCCAGCAGGCCAACCAGCTGCAGAACTTCACCAGTTCGAGCCTCGGCGCGATCATCGTCAACCCGGTGGACTCGGACGCGGCGAGCAACTCGGTGAAGGCCGCCGACAAGGCGAAGATCCCGGTCATCGCGGTGGACCGGGGCGTCAACAAGGCGTCGGTGGACGCGCTGGTCGCCTCCGACAACGTCGCCGGCGGTGAGCTCGCCGCCAAGACCATCGGCGAGAAGCTCGGCGGCAAGGGCAAGATCGTGATCCTCCAGGGCCAGGCCGGTACGTCGGCGGCGCGTGAGCGAGCGCAGGGTTTCACGCAGGGTCTGAAGGCCTACCCGGGCATCCAGGTCGTCGCGCAGCAGCCCGCCGACTTCGACCGCACCAAGGGTCTCGACGTGATGTCGAACCTGCTCCAGGCCCACCCGGACGTCCAGGGTGTCATCGCCGCCAACGACGAGATGGCGCTCGGCGCGATCAAGGCGCTGGGCTCCAAGGCCGGTACGTCGGTCTCGGTGGTCGGCTTCGACGGCACGCCGGACGGCCTGAACGCGGTGAAGGACGGCACGCTGTACGCATCTGTGGCACAACAGCCTTCCCAGCTGGGCAAGATCGCGGTGGACAACGCGCTCAAGGCCCTGGAGGGCAAGAAGGTCGAGGAGACCATCAAGGTGCCGGTGAAGGTGGTCACGAAGGAGAACGTGGCCGGTTTCACGGGCTGA
- a CDS encoding ribokinase produces the protein MYDYDLLVVGSANADLVIGVERRPGAGETVLGSDLAVHPGGKGANQAVAAARLGARTALLARVGDDGHGRLLLDSQRAAGVDTVGVLVGGAPTGVALITVDPSGDNSIVVSPGANGRLTPGDVRSAASLFHASRVVSTQLEIPLETVVEVVRNLAPGSRFVLNPSPPRPLPTEVLAACDPLIVNEHEAKVILGDACGSDAPEDWARLLLAKGPRSVVVTLGAQGSLVASSAGVTRVASVKVDAVDTTGAGDAFTAALAFRLGAGSALAEAAAYASRVGAVAVTRKGAQDSFPTADEVEAV, from the coding sequence ATGTACGACTACGACCTTCTGGTCGTAGGGTCGGCCAACGCCGACCTGGTGATCGGCGTGGAGCGGCGGCCGGGGGCCGGCGAGACGGTGCTCGGCTCGGACCTGGCCGTGCATCCAGGGGGCAAGGGCGCCAACCAGGCGGTCGCGGCCGCCCGGTTGGGCGCCCGTACGGCGTTGCTGGCCCGCGTCGGCGACGACGGTCACGGGCGTCTGCTGCTGGACTCGCAGCGGGCGGCCGGGGTCGACACGGTGGGCGTCCTGGTGGGCGGGGCGCCGACGGGGGTCGCGCTGATCACCGTCGACCCGTCGGGGGACAACAGCATCGTGGTGTCGCCGGGCGCCAACGGACGCCTCACGCCGGGGGACGTACGGAGCGCGGCCAGCCTCTTCCACGCCTCGCGGGTGGTGTCGACCCAGCTGGAGATCCCGCTGGAGACGGTCGTGGAGGTCGTACGGAATCTGGCGCCGGGCAGCCGGTTCGTACTGAACCCGTCGCCGCCGCGGCCGCTGCCGACCGAGGTCCTCGCGGCCTGCGATCCGCTGATCGTCAACGAGCACGAGGCGAAGGTGATCCTCGGGGACGCCTGTGGGAGTGACGCGCCGGAGGACTGGGCGCGGCTGCTGCTCGCGAAGGGGCCGCGGTCGGTGGTGGTCACGCTGGGCGCACAGGGGTCGCTGGTGGCCTCCTCGGCGGGGGTGACCCGGGTGGCGTCGGTGAAGGTGGACGCCGTGGACACGACGGGTGCCGGTGACGCCTTCACGGCGGCGCTGGCGTTCCGGCTCGGGGCCGGTTCCGCACTGGCGGAGGCGGCCGCGTACGCGTCCCGGGTCGGGGCGGTCGCGGTGACCCGGAAGGGCGCGCAGGACTCCTTCCCCACGGCGGACGAGGTCGAGGCCGTATGA
- the rbsD gene encoding D-ribose pyranase: MKKAGILNRHLSGALAELGHGDGVLVCDAGMPIPDGPRVVDLAFRAGVPSFAEVLDGLLAELVVEGATGAAEVRGANPAAADLLDARFPELDLVSHEKLKELSARARLVVRTGEARPYANVLLRCGVFF; the protein is encoded by the coding sequence ATGAAGAAGGCCGGAATACTGAACCGTCATCTCTCCGGCGCACTCGCCGAGTTGGGGCACGGGGACGGGGTGCTGGTGTGTGACGCCGGGATGCCGATCCCCGACGGGCCGCGCGTGGTCGACCTGGCCTTCAGGGCCGGGGTGCCGTCGTTCGCGGAGGTCCTCGACGGGCTGCTCGCCGAGCTGGTCGTGGAGGGGGCCACCGGTGCGGCGGAGGTACGGGGCGCCAATCCGGCGGCTGCTGACCTGCTGGACGCCCGCTTCCCCGAGCTGGACCTGGTCTCCCACGAGAAGCTCAAGGAGCTGTCGGCGCGGGCGCGGCTCGTCGTCCGCACGGGCGAGGCACGGCCGTATGCGAATGTGCTGCTCAGGTGCGGGGTGTTCTTCTAG
- a CDS encoding LacI family DNA-binding transcriptional regulator, which translates to MNIGEIAKRAGVSRSTVSYALSGKRPVSEETRDKIQRVIDELGYQPNASARALANGRTNTIGLVFPPAGNHYTGMQLDFIGSVTEAAAAHDYDVLLSPSGVDSDRSFQRLLGERRVDGAILMEIRLEDDRLDHLTAVDFPSVAIGRTAHPEGSWWVGLDHTALAAACVHHLADLGHRRVAFVNRPEQLLRAGYESAHRGLDGFTKAAAERGLTVRTYCCGDDAASGLACLERILHDDPATTALVTLNEAALGGLYRGLAQAGRHVPRDFSVTGVVAGRWAETVTPQLTAADVPAEQMGRLAVDLLVKRLDDPDSPARHHLLAPPISLRASTAPAGTTPADPAPGFGTPMRP; encoded by the coding sequence GTGAACATCGGTGAGATCGCCAAGCGGGCCGGTGTCTCGCGGAGCACCGTGTCGTACGCCCTGAGCGGGAAGCGCCCCGTGTCCGAGGAGACCCGCGACAAGATCCAGCGGGTCATCGACGAGCTGGGCTACCAGCCCAACGCGAGTGCGCGGGCCCTGGCCAACGGCCGGACCAACACCATCGGTCTGGTCTTCCCGCCGGCCGGGAACCACTACACCGGCATGCAGTTGGACTTCATCGGCAGCGTCACCGAGGCCGCCGCGGCCCACGACTACGACGTGCTGCTTTCTCCGAGCGGTGTGGACAGCGACCGCTCGTTCCAGCGGCTGCTGGGCGAGCGGCGGGTCGACGGCGCGATCCTGATGGAGATCCGGCTGGAGGACGACCGGCTCGACCACCTCACCGCGGTGGATTTCCCCTCGGTCGCCATCGGCCGAACCGCCCACCCGGAGGGCAGCTGGTGGGTGGGACTGGATCACACGGCGCTGGCGGCGGCCTGCGTCCATCACCTCGCGGACCTCGGCCACCGCCGAGTCGCCTTCGTCAACCGGCCCGAACAACTCCTGAGGGCCGGCTACGAGTCGGCCCACCGAGGTCTGGACGGCTTCACCAAGGCCGCGGCAGAACGCGGGCTCACCGTCCGGACGTACTGCTGCGGGGACGACGCCGCCTCGGGCCTCGCCTGTCTGGAGCGGATCCTGCATGACGACCCGGCCACCACGGCCCTGGTCACCCTGAACGAGGCCGCGCTCGGCGGTCTCTACCGCGGCCTGGCCCAGGCCGGTCGCCATGTGCCGCGCGACTTCTCCGTCACCGGGGTGGTGGCCGGCCGGTGGGCGGAGACGGTGACCCCGCAGCTCACCGCCGCGGACGTGCCGGCGGAACAGATGGGCCGCCTCGCCGTCGACCTGTTGGTCAAGCGGCTCGACGACCCCGACTCACCGGCCCGGCACCACCTGCTCGCACCGCCGATCTCCTTGCGAGCGAGCACCGCACCTGCCGGCACCACGCCGGCCGACCCCGCTCCTGGCTTCGGCACCCCCATGCGCCCCTGA
- a CDS encoding sugar ABC transporter substrate-binding protein: MNRSARRRLTAAVLTVVAVTTGATACSSGASGTSTKAADSGTYTVWDPYPQFAKGSAWTNLLDKCGTEAGVKIKRTGFDTSDLTNKALLAAQQGNSADVLIVDNPVVSTLAEGGVLTTTDDNKLDTSKVDPNLLAAGQSGGKTYGTPIGANTLALYYNKAVLKEAGVDIASVKDWKSLTAALEKVKGAGKKGITFSAIGTEEGSFQFLPWYWGSGAQLTALDSGQAVSALSLWKNWLDKGYAPNSVINNTQTTSWQEFASGDYAFAENGTWQLANADKAGFEYGVIPVPAATGGSAAAPTGGEFVTLPVQDDTGRYATSQKLVSCLTNSQNLLDTDTTLSYVAPTSEVQDKQVAANAELKPWVDAVKAAKGRTSDDLGTKYPKISEQLWKAVQSALSGSQSPKDALTAAQSAAK; encoded by the coding sequence ATGAACCGATCTGCCAGACGGCGTCTCACCGCCGCAGTCCTGACCGTCGTCGCCGTCACCACCGGCGCCACCGCGTGTTCCTCCGGCGCGAGCGGGACCTCCACGAAGGCCGCGGACAGCGGCACGTACACCGTCTGGGACCCGTACCCGCAGTTCGCCAAGGGTTCGGCCTGGACGAACCTGCTGGACAAGTGCGGCACCGAGGCGGGCGTGAAGATCAAGCGGACCGGCTTCGACACCAGCGACCTGACGAACAAGGCGCTGCTGGCGGCGCAGCAGGGCAACTCCGCGGACGTCCTCATCGTCGACAACCCGGTCGTCTCGACCCTGGCCGAGGGGGGCGTGCTGACCACGACCGACGACAACAAGCTGGACACCTCCAAGGTGGATCCCAACCTCCTCGCGGCTGGCCAGTCGGGCGGCAAGACGTACGGCACCCCGATCGGCGCCAATACCCTCGCCCTCTACTACAACAAGGCGGTCCTGAAGGAGGCCGGGGTGGACATCGCCTCGGTGAAGGACTGGAAGTCGCTGACCGCGGCGCTGGAGAAGGTCAAGGGTGCGGGCAAGAAGGGCATCACCTTCTCCGCGATCGGCACCGAGGAGGGCAGCTTCCAGTTCCTGCCCTGGTACTGGGGCTCGGGCGCCCAGCTGACCGCACTCGACTCCGGCCAGGCGGTCTCCGCTCTGTCGCTGTGGAAGAACTGGCTGGACAAGGGCTACGCCCCGAACTCGGTGATCAACAACACCCAGACGACCAGCTGGCAGGAGTTCGCGAGCGGCGACTACGCCTTCGCGGAGAACGGCACCTGGCAGCTCGCCAACGCCGACAAGGCCGGTTTCGAGTACGGCGTCATCCCGGTCCCCGCCGCCACGGGAGGCAGCGCCGCGGCACCGACGGGCGGTGAGTTCGTCACCCTCCCGGTGCAGGACGACACCGGCCGCTACGCCACCTCGCAGAAGCTGGTGTCCTGCCTGACCAACAGCCAGAACCTGCTCGACACCGACACGACGCTGTCCTACGTGGCCCCCACCAGCGAGGTCCAGGACAAGCAGGTGGCCGCGAACGCCGAGCTGAAGCCGTGGGTCGACGCGGTCAAGGCGGCCAAGGGACGCACCAGTGACGACCTGGGCACCAAGTACCCCAAGATCTCCGAGCAGTTGTGGAAGGCGGTCCAGTCCGCCCTGAGCGGGTCCCAGTCACCGAAGGACGCGCTCACGGCCGCCCAGTCCGCAGCCAAGTAA
- a CDS encoding carbohydrate ABC transporter permease — MNRTTRAPIALPVRDGNGAATAVPTPARTTTRRRPASPQWAAWAFLAPVTLYLALFYAYPLYRNLDLSLRNYTVRSFVQGDAPFTGLANYRTVFDDPTFAPALLHTVVFTGVCLVFQYSIGLALAVFFNQHFRLSATLRALFLVPWLLPLIVSASTWSWMLNSDSGIVNALLHAIGVDSVNWLTSPTWSLTSVIIANIWIGVPFNLVVLYSGLQSIPTSLYEAAALDGAGPWRRFWSITFPLLRPVSAITLLLGLVYTLKVFDIIWIMTKGGPADSSTTFATWSYQLGFGNLLPAFGPGAAVGNLLVVAALVFGLVYVRVQRKQALS; from the coding sequence ATGAACCGCACGACACGAGCGCCGATTGCGCTGCCGGTCCGCGACGGGAACGGGGCGGCGACCGCCGTCCCGACCCCGGCCCGCACCACGACCCGCCGCCGTCCCGCCTCCCCGCAGTGGGCCGCCTGGGCCTTCCTCGCCCCGGTCACCCTCTACCTCGCCCTGTTCTACGCCTATCCGCTGTACCGCAACCTTGATCTGAGCCTGCGCAACTACACCGTGCGCTCGTTCGTGCAGGGCGATGCGCCCTTCACCGGCCTGGCGAACTACCGCACGGTCTTCGACGACCCGACCTTCGCCCCGGCCCTGCTCCACACCGTGGTGTTCACCGGCGTGTGCCTGGTCTTCCAGTACAGCATCGGCCTGGCGCTGGCCGTCTTCTTCAACCAGCACTTCCGGCTCTCCGCCACCCTGAGGGCCCTGTTCCTGGTGCCCTGGCTGCTGCCGCTGATCGTGTCGGCGTCCACCTGGTCGTGGATGCTCAACAGCGACTCCGGCATCGTCAACGCCCTCCTGCACGCCATCGGTGTCGACTCGGTGAACTGGCTGACCTCGCCGACCTGGTCGCTGACCTCGGTGATCATCGCGAACATCTGGATCGGCGTCCCCTTCAACCTGGTCGTCCTCTACAGCGGCCTGCAGTCCATCCCCACCAGCCTGTACGAGGCGGCCGCCCTCGACGGCGCGGGCCCCTGGCGGCGCTTCTGGAGCATCACCTTCCCGCTGCTGCGCCCGGTCTCCGCCATCACCCTGCTGCTGGGCCTGGTCTACACCCTCAAGGTCTTCGACATCATCTGGATCATGACCAAGGGCGGCCCGGCCGACTCCTCCACCACCTTCGCCACCTGGTCCTACCAACTCGGCTTCGGCAACCTGCTGCCCGCCTTCGGACCCGGCGCCGCCGTCGGCAACCTCCTCGTCGTCGCCGCCCTGGTCTTCGGCCTGGTCTACGTGCGGGTCCAGCGAAAGCAGGCGCTGTCATGA
- a CDS encoding carbohydrate ABC transporter permease, whose amino-acid sequence MNPGTSRTWWKTPLGVLLTAVMLFPVYWMLNVSFTRDQDMRKSPPDLFPAHGTLEGYRAVLDQQLPYLGTSLVIGLGTVVLTVALAAPAGYALAKLRPRGGGALSFLLLVAQMIPGIIMAMGFYAIYLNLGLLQSVPGLIVADSTLAVPFAVLIFTAFMSGIPGELIQAAQMDGARALRTFWSIVLPMSRNSIVTVSLFAFLWSWSDFIFASTLANGGAHEPITLGIYHYIGNNNQQWNAIMATAVVASLPATVILVLAQRYVAAGVTAGAVKD is encoded by the coding sequence ATGAACCCAGGCACCAGCCGTACGTGGTGGAAGACGCCCCTCGGCGTCCTGCTCACCGCGGTCATGCTCTTCCCGGTCTACTGGATGCTCAACGTGTCCTTCACCCGCGACCAGGACATGCGCAAGTCCCCACCGGACCTGTTCCCCGCCCACGGCACGCTGGAGGGCTACCGGGCCGTCCTGGACCAGCAGTTGCCCTACCTCGGCACCAGCCTCGTCATCGGTCTGGGCACCGTCGTGCTGACCGTGGCGCTGGCCGCCCCGGCCGGCTACGCGCTGGCCAAACTGCGCCCACGCGGCGGGGGCGCACTCAGCTTCCTCCTGCTGGTAGCCCAGATGATCCCCGGCATCATCATGGCGATGGGCTTCTACGCCATCTACCTCAACCTCGGCCTGCTCCAGTCCGTGCCCGGCCTGATCGTCGCCGACTCCACCCTGGCCGTCCCCTTCGCCGTCCTCATCTTCACCGCGTTCATGTCCGGCATCCCCGGCGAACTGATCCAGGCCGCGCAGATGGACGGAGCACGGGCCCTGCGCACCTTCTGGTCCATCGTCCTGCCGATGAGCCGCAACTCGATCGTCACCGTGTCCCTGTTCGCCTTCCTGTGGTCCTGGTCCGACTTCATCTTCGCCAGCACCCTCGCCAACGGCGGCGCCCACGAGCCGATCACCCTCGGCATCTACCACTACATCGGCAACAACAACCAGCAGTGGAACGCCATCATGGCCACAGCCGTCGTCGCCTCCCTGCCCGCCACGGTCATCCTCGTCCTCGCCCAGCGCTACGTCGCCGCAGGCGTGACCGCCGGCGCCGTCAAGGACTGA
- a CDS encoding amylo-alpha-1,6-glucosidase gives MTAAPSGPAFSVHDIPFSTHGSWFGISPVVAEKTYAEDLHLVSHQNGMHAVLSLVPLDAATGDRAETRVEATPGLLTWTGAAGRVDLAYETPDTVRLRGAGLSLRVSAAAPALTPFSGTYFYRDPVDGAHTFTSYETGRRYRITVLSGTVAEVSGSQALGAGDRGLTVAGEADGSWEVAVEELDSARRPYRTSAAFGEVMEAARRSFAEFADTVAPWRSDDTPAAELAAYVLWSATVRPAGLVTRPGVLMSKHWMDKVWSWDHCFNALALAPGSPGLAWDQFSLPFDHQDESGALPDSVTHSEVLYNFVKPPIHGWALGHLRTRLTEPLDPAQLAQAYDRLTRWTDFWLTARRAPGTALPHYQHGNDSGWDNATTFDPGRLAVTADLTATLILQLDELARLAGELGFADDARCRTETADALQAALLDELWDGERFLSRPAHGGALSPSASLLDLMPIVLGDRLPAKVHDRLAERIEAHLTAYGLATEHPGSPHYESDGYWRGPIWAPATVLIEDGLRRAGHDRLADEISARFRALCETSGFAENFDALTGEGLRDRAYTWTASSYLLLARDHRQRRAEATADTTVA, from the coding sequence ATGACCGCCGCCCCGTCCGGCCCGGCCTTCTCCGTCCACGACATACCCTTCAGCACCCACGGATCCTGGTTCGGCATCTCCCCCGTGGTGGCGGAGAAGACGTACGCGGAGGACCTCCACCTCGTCTCGCACCAGAACGGCATGCACGCCGTCCTGAGCCTGGTCCCCCTCGACGCGGCGACGGGCGACCGCGCCGAGACCCGCGTCGAGGCCACACCGGGCCTGCTGACCTGGACCGGCGCGGCCGGACGCGTCGACCTCGCCTACGAGACGCCAGACACCGTACGACTGCGCGGTGCGGGTCTGTCGCTGCGCGTTTCCGCCGCGGCACCGGCGCTGACCCCGTTCAGCGGCACCTACTTCTACCGCGACCCGGTGGACGGAGCCCACACGTTCACCTCCTACGAGACCGGGCGCCGCTACCGGATCACCGTGCTGTCCGGCACGGTCGCCGAGGTGTCCGGCTCCCAGGCCCTGGGCGCCGGGGACCGCGGTCTCACGGTCGCCGGCGAGGCCGACGGATCGTGGGAGGTCGCGGTCGAGGAACTCGACAGTGCACGTCGGCCCTACCGCACCTCGGCGGCGTTCGGCGAGGTCATGGAGGCCGCGCGGCGATCGTTCGCCGAGTTCGCCGACACGGTCGCCCCCTGGCGCTCGGACGACACTCCGGCAGCCGAACTCGCCGCCTACGTCCTGTGGTCGGCGACCGTACGCCCGGCCGGCCTGGTCACCCGGCCCGGTGTGCTGATGTCCAAGCACTGGATGGACAAGGTGTGGAGCTGGGACCACTGCTTCAACGCCCTCGCGCTGGCCCCGGGATCCCCCGGTCTCGCCTGGGACCAGTTCTCGCTGCCCTTCGACCACCAGGACGAGAGCGGAGCCCTCCCCGACTCCGTCACCCACTCCGAGGTCCTCTACAACTTCGTCAAACCGCCCATCCACGGCTGGGCCCTGGGTCACCTGCGCACCCGGCTCACCGAACCTCTCGACCCGGCCCAACTGGCGCAGGCGTACGACAGGTTGACCCGCTGGACGGACTTCTGGCTCACCGCCCGGCGCGCACCCGGCACCGCACTGCCCCACTACCAGCACGGCAACGACAGCGGCTGGGACAACGCCACCACCTTCGACCCCGGACGCCTCGCCGTCACCGCCGACCTCACCGCGACGCTGATCCTCCAGCTCGACGAACTGGCCCGGCTGGCCGGCGAACTCGGCTTCGCGGACGACGCCAGGTGCCGCACCGAGACAGCCGACGCCCTCCAGGCCGCCCTGCTGGACGAGCTGTGGGACGGCGAACGGTTCCTGAGCCGCCCGGCCCACGGCGGAGCCCTCTCCCCGAGCGCGAGCCTGCTCGACCTGATGCCGATCGTGCTCGGCGACCGCCTCCCCGCCAAGGTCCACGACCGGCTGGCCGAACGGATCGAAGCCCACCTCACCGCGTACGGCCTGGCGACCGAACACCCCGGCTCCCCCCACTACGAGTCCGACGGCTACTGGCGCGGCCCGATCTGGGCCCCCGCCACCGTCCTCATCGAGGACGGCCTGCGCCGCGCCGGGCACGACCGGCTCGCGGACGAGATCAGCGCCCGCTTCCGCGCCCTGTGCGAAACCTCCGGCTTCGCCGAGAACTTCGACGCGCTGACCGGCGAGGGACTCCGCGACCGCGCCTACACCTGGACCGCGAGCAGCTACCTGCTGCTCGCCCGCGACCACCGACAGCGCCGTGCGGAGGCCACAGCCGACACCACCGTCGCCTGA